CTTATTGTTCCGGCAAGTGAAGCGGCCATTATAGGATTGATTAGCGCGCTGTGTTGAATTTTGTGTGGCAATCCGCTGCGAATAATTGCCTGCGCTGGCGCTGTTTTTCGCTTATCGCCGCACGTCGGCTCGTGGATGCGCTATAACTCTCAGCACAGTTTTGATATTCTTAACATCCGAAAATTGGAATGTGACGTTATGGAATCCTGGTACCTGCTCTACTGCAAAAGAGGTCAATTGTTACGCGCCAGGGAGCACCTGGAGCGGCAGGCAGTGCATTGTCTCAGCCCCATGATCGCGATGGAAAAGGTGGTACGCGGTAAACGCACCACGGTCAGCGAGCCGCTGTTTCCAAACTATCTGTTTATCGAATTCGATCCAGAAGATATTCATACCACAACCATCAGCTCCACGCGCGGCGTCAGCCATTTTGTCCGTTTTGGCAATCAGCCTGCTACCGTGCCGCACACGGTTATCGCAGCGCTGCAAACCGACACGCCTGTTTCTATGGTTGATCCGGAAACCCCACAGGCCGGCGATGAAGTGCTGATCACCGAAGGCACCTTTGAAGGGCTCAAGGCGATTTTTACCGAACCCGATGGCGAAGCGCGCTCAATGCTGCTGCTCAATATGCTCAACAAGCAGATTATTCGCAGCGTGGAAAATAAGCAGTTTCAAAAGCTCTGACCGGGTGTGCAAACCCGGTCATGACCCTCACGGCAGACGGAACAGACGTCGGCTGTTGCTCTCCAGCTGTGCAGCCAGCACGTCCAGCTCTTCATTTCGCCAGTGCGCGACCTGCTGAACAATATGCGGCAGATAGCAAGGTTCATTGCGGCGTGAGGTAGGGCGCGGCCGCATATCTCGCGGCAGCAAATAGGGTGCGTCAGTTTCCAACAGCAGCCGATCTGCCGGTATTAGCGGCAACAACTCACGCAGCGCCAGGCCGCGTCGCTCATCGCACACCCAGCCGGTAATACCAATCATTAGCCCCATCGCCAGACACGCCTCCAGCTCTTGCTGGTTGCCGGTAAAGCAGTGCACCACCGCGCCCGTTAGCTTATCCGCCCAGGGTGTCAGCAACGCTTCAAAGCGTGTATGTGCATCGCGGCAATGCAGAAAAACCGGCATCTCCAGTTCTGCCGCCAGCGTCAGTTGGGCGGTGAACGCATATTCCTGCTGCTCATGGGCGCTGAAATTGCGGTTAAAATCGAGCCCGCACTCACCAATTGCCACGACTTCATCACTTTCGGCCAGACGGCGCAGCGTAGCGGCCGTTTCCCCTGACCATTCGCTGGCATGGTGCGGATGTATGCCCGCTGTGGACCAGCAGTAGCCCGGGTGACGCCGTGCCAGGCTTTGCGCCTGCTGACTCTCCAGCGCGTTGGTGCCGGTCAACAGCATGCCGGTGACGCCCGCTGCGCGCGCGCGGGCAACCACCTGTTCGCGATCTTTTGCAAACTGCGTGCTGGTCAGGTTTACACCGATATCAAACATCTTTTATCCCGATAGAAAAAAACCGCCCATTGGGCGGTTGAGTGAATGAGTTCTCCGCCAGTGTGCGGGAGAGTGCGTAACCGATCAGGGTTATGACTCTTGCTCGTCAGCCATATCCTGTCGCCTTTTCCCCACATAGAAACGGGAAAAGAATACGCCGACTTCAAACAGACAGTACATCGGAATAGCGAGCAAAGTTTGCGAAAAAACGTCCGGCGGCGTTAATAACATGCCGATGACAAACGCGCCGACCAACATATAGGGCCGTTTCTTTTTCAAGTCTTCCGGGCTGGTTACGCCAGTCCAGCACAGCAGTACAATCGCAATTGGCACTTCAAAGGCCACGCCAAATGCCATAAACAGCGACATGACGAAATCGAGATAGTTACTGATATCTGTGGCTATCTGCACGCCTTCCGGCGCGGTTTTGGCAAAAAAGCCAAAGGCCAGCGGAAAGACAACAAAGTAGGCAAACGCCACGCCAACGTAAAAGAGTACCGAGCTGGAAAACAGCAGCGGCATAACCAGTTTACGTTCATGCCGATAGAGCGCTGGCGCAATAAACGCCCAAACCTGATAGAGAATGACCGGCACCGACAGAAAAATCGAAACGATGATAGTCAGTTTGATCGGCGTAAAAAATGGCGACGCCACGTCGGTGGCGATCATGCTGGCGCCAACCGGCATTTGCGCAATCAGCGGTGAGGCAACGATATGGTAGATATCATTGGCAAACCAGATCAAGACCAGGAAAACGGCCAGGATGGCGCCAATGCAGTAGAGCAGACGCTTACGCAGCTCAATAAGATGGCTGATAAGCGGTTGGGTATCTTCAACGGCCATGAGGAGTGTTTATCGCTTCGTGAGAGGTGGCTGAATCAGCAGGTTTTGTCTCAGTCGCCGCCGCTTTTGGCTCGACTTCCGCGTCGGTCTCAGCGGGTGCCTGAGCAGGCGCGCTGGCCTGCATATCGGCTTCAGCTGGCGTCGCATGCGACATCTCTTCGTTTTTCTTCAGCGGGTTATGAATGGTGTAGGCTTCATCGTCAGCCTTTTCATTATCGCCGGTATAGGAGCGCTTCATCGACTCGGCGCTTTTACGCAGCTCATCCATCGACTCCTTCAGCTCCGGCGATAAAGAGTCGCGGCTGGCCTGCTCCACTTTCTTCAGGCTGTCCTGCAGCTCCTGCAGTTTCAGCTCCTGCGCCAGCTCGTTCTGCACGTTAGCCGCCAGCGAGCGCATCGCGCGGATCCAGCCAACCACCGTTTTCACCGCAACCGGTAAACGCTGCGGGCCGAGCACAATCAGCCCGATGATGAAGACCAATGCCAGTTCACTAAAACCAATGTCGAACACGGTTTACACCTGCTCTTTGTCTTTCTTGGCTTCGTCTTTCGTCGCCTCAGTATGCTGCTTGTCCGCCAGCGTTTTAGCGGTGAAATCAGCGTCCTGATGATCGGTTTCTTTCTTGTCGTCGTCGCTCATCGCCTTTTTGAAGCCTTTGATCGACGATCCTAAATCCGAACCGAGATTACGGAGCTTGTTCGTTCCAAAAAGCAGCACCACAATCACTGCAATAATCAATAAATTCCAGACACTTATACCGCCCATGACATAAACCTCTACTCAATACGTATAATCTGACTAATGACGCCGTACAGACAGGCTGCGGCCCGATCCAGCGACATTAGCGCCTTTAAGATAACCTGACAATCAGTTTGTCTTGCGCCAACCAA
The sequence above is drawn from the Duffyella gerundensis genome and encodes:
- the rfaH gene encoding transcription/translation regulatory transformer protein RfaH, which translates into the protein MESWYLLYCKRGQLLRAREHLERQAVHCLSPMIAMEKVVRGKRTTVSEPLFPNYLFIEFDPEDIHTTTISSTRGVSHFVRFGNQPATVPHTVIAALQTDTPVSMVDPETPQAGDEVLITEGTFEGLKAIFTEPDGEARSMLLLNMLNKQIIRSVENKQFQKL
- the tatD gene encoding 3'-5' ssDNA/RNA exonuclease TatD, giving the protein MFDIGVNLTSTQFAKDREQVVARARAAGVTGMLLTGTNALESQQAQSLARRHPGYCWSTAGIHPHHASEWSGETAATLRRLAESDEVVAIGECGLDFNRNFSAHEQQEYAFTAQLTLAAELEMPVFLHCRDAHTRFEALLTPWADKLTGAVVHCFTGNQQELEACLAMGLMIGITGWVCDERRGLALRELLPLIPADRLLLETDAPYLLPRDMRPRPTSRRNEPCYLPHIVQQVAHWRNEELDVLAAQLESNSRRLFRLP
- the tatC gene encoding Sec-independent protein translocase subunit TatC, which encodes MAVEDTQPLISHLIELRKRLLYCIGAILAVFLVLIWFANDIYHIVASPLIAQMPVGASMIATDVASPFFTPIKLTIIVSIFLSVPVILYQVWAFIAPALYRHERKLVMPLLFSSSVLFYVGVAFAYFVVFPLAFGFFAKTAPEGVQIATDISNYLDFVMSLFMAFGVAFEVPIAIVLLCWTGVTSPEDLKKKRPYMLVGAFVIGMLLTPPDVFSQTLLAIPMYCLFEVGVFFSRFYVGKRRQDMADEQES
- the tatB gene encoding Sec-independent protein translocase protein TatB, coding for MFDIGFSELALVFIIGLIVLGPQRLPVAVKTVVGWIRAMRSLAANVQNELAQELKLQELQDSLKKVEQASRDSLSPELKESMDELRKSAESMKRSYTGDNEKADDEAYTIHNPLKKNEEMSHATPAEADMQASAPAQAPAETDAEVEPKAAATETKPADSATSHEAINTPHGR
- the tatA gene encoding Sec-independent protein translocase subunit TatA is translated as MGGISVWNLLIIAVIVVLLFGTNKLRNLGSDLGSSIKGFKKAMSDDDKKETDHQDADFTAKTLADKQHTEATKDEAKKDKEQV